Proteins from one Hyperolius riggenbachi isolate aHypRig1 chromosome 2, aHypRig1.pri, whole genome shotgun sequence genomic window:
- the LOC137544660 gene encoding E3 ubiquitin/ISG15 ligase TRIM25-like — protein sequence MASADVSQELECSVCLTIYTDPVILRCGHNFCRVCIDHVLDTQGGSGGYSCPECRHRFMERPTLQRNIALRNIAERFQPTHPDQEKEGLQCTYCVDSAVPAVMSCLLCDASLCDNHLRVHSKAPEHILCDPNTSLENRKCSVHKKILEYYCTEDAVCICVSCRLNGEHRGHQVEMLDETENRFQSLEERRRRAQEKVEVEIERVTALFRDLGKKLEDLEKRVLSDLIRHADQVSQSYNDVIQQLEIKKVELSKKMSHIEEMYVTTDPLTVLQESVTGDFWDIEEGENEDKDRHDKQLHDGGDLDVAGISHTLHTGLSDIISEIKHTQCQAVQQTSGLPVYADILLDVNTAANDLHISNNGKTVSVSHESQNLPETPERFQYNQVLSSQSFSSGRHYWEVDVGGSEWWRVGMCYPSIARRGQKSVIGYSNKSWCLYRGYNQYSVIHDNKKIYFPDKICSNRVRICLDYEVGRISFYALCDPIRHLHTFTAAFTEPLHAGLWVWVGCIEISGEESADVSRAVESVQKSSDSDPSVHDPSDSDSSF from the exons ATGGCGTCTGCTGATGTGAGCCAGGAGCTGGAGTGTTCCGTGTGTCTGACCATTTATACTGATCCTGTAATCCTGAGATGTggtcacaacttctgccgggTCTGTATTGATCATGTGCTGGatacacagggggggtctggaGGTTATTCCTGTCCTGAATGTAGACATAGATTTATGGAGCGGCCTACACTGCAGAGGAACATTGCCCTGAGGAACATAGCAGAGCGTTTCCAGCCTACTCATCCAGATCAGGAGAAGGAAGGACTCCAATGTACCTACTGTGTAGACTCTGCTGTACCGGCTGTTATGTCCTGTCTGCTGTGTGATGCTTCTCTGTGTGATAATcacctgagagtccacagcaagGCACCAGAACACATCTTATGtgaccccaacacctccctggagaacaggaaatgctccgtccataagaagatcttggagtattactgcactgaggatgctgtTTGTATTTGTGTGTCCTGCAGACTGAATGGGGAACATCGGGGACACCAGGTGGAAATGCTGGATGAG ACTGAGAATAGATTCCAAAGTCTGGAGGAACGCAGGAGAAGAGCTCAAGAAAAAGTAGAAGTTGAAATTGAGAGAGTCACTGCACTGTTTAGAGACCTTGGGAAAAAGCTTGAAGACCTAGAAAAGAGAGTCCTGAGTGACCTcatcaggcatgcagatcaggtgtcacAATCATACAATGACGTCATTCAGCAGCTGGAAATTAAGAAGGTAGAACTGTCCAAGAAGATGAGTCACATTGAGGAGATGTATGTAACAactgatccactgactgtcttacaggaatcagtCACAGGTGACTTTTGGGACATTGAGGAGGGTGAAAATGAGGACAAAGATAGACATGATAAAcagctccatgatggaggggatctggatgtagccggcatctcacacacattacacacaggactatCTGATATCATTTCTGAGAtaaaacacacacaatgccaggcTGTACAGCAAacatcagggctgccagtgtatgcagacatattactggatgtaaacacagctgcTAATGATCTTCATATATCAAATAATGGGAAAACTGTATCTGTCTCACATGAaagccagaatctcccagaaacaCCTGAGAGATTTCAGTATAACCAGGTGTTGAGCAGCcagagtttctcctcagggcgacattactgggaagtggatgttgggggATCAGAATGGTGGAGAGTtgggatgtgttaccccagtatagccaggagagGACAGAAGTCAGTGATTGGATATAGTAACAAGTCCTGGTGTTTGTACAGGGGGTATAATCAGTACTCAGTGATACATGATAATAAAAAGATCTATTTCCCTGACAAAATCTGCAGTAATAGAGTCAGGATATGTCTGGATTATGAGGTCGGGCGgatctccttttatgccctgtgtgacccgatcagacacctccacaccttcactgctgccttcactgagcccctccatgctgggTTATGGGTATGGGTAGGCTGCATAGAGATATCTGGGGAGGAATCAGCAGatgtgagcagggctgtggagtcagtacaaaaatcctctgactctgatccCTCAGTTCATGAtccctccgactccgactcttcCTTTTAA